In Platichthys flesus chromosome 21, fPlaFle2.1, whole genome shotgun sequence, the following are encoded in one genomic region:
- the myo3a gene encoding myosin-IIIa isoform X2 has translation MFPQSGKSIVFDNFPDPTDTWEIIETIGKGTYGKVYKVLNKIDGSKAAVKILDPIHDIDEEIEAEYNILKALSDHTNVVKFFGMYYKKDKKCGDQLWLVLELCNGGSVTDLAKGMLRRGDRMDEPIIAYILHEALTGLQHLHVNKTIHRDVKGNNILLTTHAGVKLVDFGVSAQLTNTRLRRNTSVGTPFWMAPEVIACEQQLDSTYDARCDVWSLGITAIELGDGDPPLSELHPMRALFKIPRNPPPTLHQPELWSDNFNDFICKCLIKDFELRPNVLDLLQHVFIKQILGRERILQKQLIELIDLNQQIGSIEKTSHHGKTNRSTDSTDRHERIHTKKGGHLKMQGDPDEVEDLATLEVLDENTVTEHLQSRYGRDQIYTYVGDILIAVNPFHQMEIYNPQDAKIYIGAKRTVNPPHIFALADVAYQSMVSYNTDQCVVISGESGAGKTESAHLLVQQLTVLGKANNRTLQEKILLVNSLVEAFGNACTVINDNSSRFGKYLEMKFTCVGTVVGAQISEYLLEKSRVVHQAVGERNFHIFYYIYAGLADRKKLAHYKLSDSKTPKYLCNEHIKLGPDIVSNTFYKEQFDAVEQCFKVIGFTLEELGSVYSTLAAILNSGDIEFSPVASEHQTDKSDISNISVLENAASLLHIRSDELQEALTSHCVVARGETIVRPNTVEKAAEVRDAMGKALYGRLFSWIVNRINSLLRPDSQQGEEDKGLNIGILDIFGFENFKKNSFEQLCINIANEQIQFYFNQHIFAWEQDEYLNEEVDARMIEYEDNRPLLDLFLQKPMGMLSLLDEESRFPQATDQTLVEKFEDNLKTKSFWRPKRVDLGFGIHHYAGKVIYNAAGFLAKNRDTLPADIVLLLRSSENELIRKLVTHPLTKTGNLAHTKGKVINTMCNPRTPTRTINFTKMGVLTLYTASCFSEPAREIKLMPEKISFLVAPLDGRVQTAGEQGDVPYHPRETTNMRTQTVASYFRYSLMDLLSKMVAGQPHFVRCIKPNNDRQANKFDREKVLVQLRYTGVLETAKIRRQGYSHRILFANFIKRYSILAFHANEELDVTQETCSTILEKVKLENWAMGKTKVFLKYYHVEHLNLMVQRGMQRLVLLQAYIRGWLGAKRYRRILKEREQSALVLQSAYRGQKVRKRVTDDKNKAKLEAFIVQFQAVCRGYLAKKKYKELVEEKNKAATKIQARYRGHKERKSFKRKREEKAEKEKAEQASEPEKSTEDLNPETQANHEEEEAKAAVVLQSNYRGFKERKKFKERKQTMAGSEVESPPDTAVEGDQDRGGKDATSKEGEREKIKEENEEDEESTYEAEENDDSDHTQVAEDEEHSEVADEAVIEDRPEADAGKGEREEDKNGEENAAGEEEVDVEEETKAATVIQSNFRGHKERKRLQEEGKIPAKKLKTSTTGEEAAPTAISPEAEDDVQTSEDVCSDGAEEEKETQEASSTSGDQDETKAAVVLQSNFRGHKERKRLEEEGKIPKKRKKEEIFPERPKEGEEEELMHTEESVPEPQLDASAENQDDLDEEKAATVLQSNFRGHRDRKKLKAEQEARRTAKEGEEDNEEEVVLDVSDIVIERREESDVEKERLEEEQAAVKIQSNFRGYKDRKNLKTNQQTAQREAEELQNFSKQIAKTSQDFLALQDKLNEIIQAHQSNPANNGMFVRGKAINGFSPQDHQSTQKTVSRTPRRTQQPKTLNTPEDSTYYNLIHRCVQDERRKPRKEDPGKLLDVDDYYYRGLITSRSEPSISTEETSHSSSMAESRRSSVRRRSTVRRRSSDMRRSSDRRRSSDMRPPDEQRPAAAGRPTRERAATEPEPPRPAKDNRRSVHRTTSTESRVEDNPYDFRHLLRKTSQRQKLIKRY, from the exons ATGTTTCCACAATCAGGGAAATCCATCGTCTTTGACAACTTTCCAGATCCCACTGACACCTGGGAGATCATCGAGACCATCGGGAAGGGGACGTACGGAAAAGTCTACAAGGTTCTCAACAAAATAGATGGAAGTAAAGCAGCCGTGAAGATACTGGATCCCATCCAT GACATTGATGAGGAGATAGAAGCAGAGTACAACATCCTCAAAGCTTTGTCCGACCACACCAATGTCGTCAAGTTCTTTGGGATGTACTACAAGAAGGATAAGAAATGTGGGGATCAGTTGTGGCTCGTGCTGGAG ctttGCAATGGCGGCTCGGTGACGGATCTGGCCAAAGGCATGCTGAGGAGAGGGGACAGAATGGACGAACCCATTATTGCCTACATCCTGCACGAGGCCCTCACG GGTCTCCAGCACCTGCACGTCAACAAGACCATCCACCGCGACGTGAAGGGAAACAACATCCTGCTCACGACGCATGCAGGGGTCAAACTCGTGGATTTTG GTGTCTCGGCCCAGCTGACCAACACCCGTCTGAGGAGGAACACCTCCGTTGGAACTCCCTTCTGGATGGCTCCCGAG GTGATAGCctgtgagcagcagctggactcGACCTACGATGCTCGTTGTGATGTTTGGTCGCTGGGCATCACCGCCATAGAGCTGGGAGACGGAGACCCGCCCCTCTCGGAACTGCATCCAATGAGAGCTCTTTTCAAGATACCCAG AAATCCTCCGCCTACCCTCCACCAGCCGGAGCTCTGGTCAGACAACTTTAATGACTTCATCTGCAA ATGTCTGATTAAGGATTTTGAGCTGAGACCAAATGTGCTGGACCTGCTCCAGCACGTGTTCATCAAACAGATCCTGGGCAGAGAGAGAATTCTGCAGAAACAATTGATTGAACTCATTGATCTCAACCAACAAATAGGAAGCATTGAAAAAACAAG CCATCACggaaagacaaacagaagcaCAGACAGTACTGACAG GCATGAACGCATCCACACTAAGAAAGGAGGCCACTTGAAGATGCAGGGTGACCCGGACGAGGTGGAGGACCTCGCCACCTTAGAAGTGCTGGATGAG AACACGGTCACCGAGCATCTTCAGAGTCGCTATGGAAGAGACCAAATCTACACGTATGTGGGGGACATCCTCATCGCAGTCAATCCTTTCCATCAAATGGAGATATACAACCCTCAG GACGCTAAGATTTACATCGGAGCCAAACGCACAGTGAACCCACCGCACATCTTCGCTCTGGCCGATGTCGCCTACCAGTCCATGGTGTCATACAACACAGACCAG TGTGTTGTGATCAGTGGAGAGAGCGGAGCAGGGAAAACAGAGAGCGCTCATCTGCTGGTGCAGCAGCTGACTGTTCTTGGGAAG GCCAACAACCGGACGCTCCAGGAGAAGATCCTGCTGGTGAACAGCCTGGTGGAGGCTTTTGGAAACGCCTGCACCGTCATCAACGACAACTCAAGCCGCTTCGGCAAATACCTGGAGATGAAGTTCACCTGCGTAGGAACGGTGGTGGGGGCGCAGATCTCCGAGTACCTGCTGGAGAAATCCAGAGTCGTCCACCAGGCCGT AGGGGAGAGGAACTTTCACATCTTCTACTACATTTACGCGGGCCTGGCCGACAGGAAGAAACTCGCCCACTACAAGCTCTCCGACAGCAAAACCCCTAA GTATCTGTGTAACGAGCACATTAAATTAGGGCCTGACATCGTGAGCAACACCTTCTACAAGGAGCAGTTTGATGCAGTGGAGCAGTGTTTCAAAGTCATCGGATTCACCCTGGAG GAGCTGGGCAGTGTTTACAGCACCCTGGCCGCCATCCTGAACTCTGGAGATATCGAGTTCAGCCCGGTCGCCTCGGAGCACCAGACTGACAAGAGCGACATCTCCAACATCTCTGTGCTGGAGAACG CGGCCTCGCTGCTGCACATCCGCTCCGACGAGCTCCAGGAAGCCTTGACCTCCCACTGTGTGGTTGCCCGGGGAGAGACCATCGTCAGGCCCAACACGGTGGAAAAGGCGGCGGAGGTGAGGGACGCCATGGGCAAGGCTCTCTACGGACGCCTCTTCAGCTGGATCGTCAATCGCATTAACTCGCTGCTGCGGCCCGACAGCCAGCAAGG agaggaggacaagggCCTGAACATCGGCATCTTGGACATCTTCGGTTTCGAGAACTTCAAGAAGAACTCGTTCGAGCAGCTCTGCATCAACATCGCCAACGAGCAGATCCAGTTTTACTTCAACCAGCACATATTCGCCTGGGAACAG GATGAATATCTGAATGAGGAGGTGGACGCTCGGATGATCGAGTACGAGGACAACCGACCTCTCCTGGATCTGTTCCTGCAGAAGCCCATGGGGATGCTGTCGCTCCTGGACGAGGAGAGTCGCTTCCCACAAGCCACCGACCAGACCCTCGTAG AGAAATTTGAAGATAATCTGAAGACCAAAAGCTTCTGGAGACCAAAGCGAGTTGACCTTGGCTTTGGGATCCACCACTATGCCGGAAAG gtGATTTACAACGCTGCCGGCTTCTTGGCCAAGAACAGAGACACGCTCCCAGCCGacatcgtcctgctgctgcgGTCGTCAGAGAACGAGCTGATTCGCAAACTGGTCACCCACCCGCTCACCAAGACAG GGAACCTCGCCCACACCAAGGGCAAAGTTATAAACACCATGTGCAACCCGCGGACCCCGACACGCACCATCAACTTCACCAAG ATGGGAGTGTTAACCCTATACACTGCTTCTTGTTTCAGTGAG CCTGCGCGGGAAATAAAGCTCATGCCTGAAAAAATAAGCTTTCTCGTTGCGCCTCTTGATGGCAGAGTGCAAACG GCGGGGGAACAAGGAGACGTCCCGTACCACCCGAGAGAAACAACCAACATGAGAACGCAGACCGTGGCCTCCTACTTCAGA TACTCTCTGATGGACCTGCTGTCTAAGATGGTGGCGGGGCAGCCTCACTTTGTGCGCTGCATCAAGCCCAACAACGATCGCCAGGCCAACAAGTTCGACCGGGAGAAGGTTCTGGTTCAGCTGCGTTACACCGGGGTCCTGGAGACCGCCAAGATCCGACGGCAGGGCTACTCCCACCGCATCCTGTTCGCCAACTTCATAAAGAG ATACTCCATCTTGGCGTTTCATGCTAACGAGGAGCTGGATGTGACTCAGGAAACCTGTTCAACAATACTGGAGAAGGTGAAGCTGGAGAACTGGGCAATGGGGAAGACCAAA GTTTTCCTGAAGTACTATCACGTGGAACATCTGAATCTGATGGTGCAGCGGGGCATGCAGCGACTCGTTCTGCTCCAGGCTTACATTCGAGGCTGGTTGGGAGCCAAGCGCTACCGACGGATATTAAAAGAGCGAGAACAGAGCGCTCTGGTGCTGCAGTCAG CTTACAGAGGTCAGAAAGTTCGGAAGAGGGTCACcgatgacaaaaacaaagcaaagcttGAGGCCTTCATTGTTCAGTTCCAGGCTG TTTGCAGAGGCTATCTCgcaaaaaagaaatacaaggagttgGTAGAGGAGAAGAACAAAGCTGCAACCAAGATTCAGGCTCGCTACAGAGGacataaagaaaggaaaagctTCAAGAGAAAACG GGAAGAGAAAGCGGAGAAGGAAAAGGCGGAACAGGCATCTGAACCAGAGAAAAGCACTGAAGACTTGAATCCAGAAACTCAAGCAAACCACGAAGAGGAAGAAGCTAAAGCTGCCGTCGTTCTCCAGAGCAACTACAGAGGCttcaaagagaggaaaaagtttaaggagaggaaacagacgaTGGCTGGGTCTGAGGTAGAGTCACCTCCAGACACGGCGGTGGAAGGGGATCAGGACAGAGGTGGGAAGGACGCTACAAgcaaagaaggagagagggagaagataaaagaggagaatgaagaggatgaggagagtaCGTACGAAGCAGAGGAAAACGATGACAGCGACCACACACAGGTGGCAGAAGACGAGGAACATTCAGAGGTAGCAGATGAGGCCGTTATCGAGGACAGGCCAGAGGCAGATGCTGGAAAAGGAGAGCGGGAAGAGGACAAGAATGGAGAGGAAAATGCAGCAGGTGAAGAGGAAGTCGACGTTGAGGAGGAAACCAAGGCAGCGACTGTTATCCAGAGCAATTTCCGAGGTCACAAAGAAAGGAAGAGGTTGCAAGAAGAAGGTAAAATCCCTGCTAAGAAACTTAAGACAAGCACAACTGGTGAAGAAGCGGCGCCAACAGCGATCAGCCCTGAAGCTGAGGACGACGTGCAGACATCAGAGGACGTCTGCAGCgatggagcagaagaagaaaaggaaactcAAGAAGCTTCTTCGACATCCGGCGACCAGGACGAGACCAAAGCAGCCGTGGTGCTTCAGAGCAACTTCCGTGGCCACAAGGAGCGCAAACGACtcgaggaggaaggaaagatcccaaagaaaaggaagaaagaagagatCTTCCCTGAACGTccaaaagaaggagaggaggaagagttgaTGCACACAGAGGAATCGGTGCCGGAACCCCAGCTGGACGCATCTGCTGAGAACCAGGACGATCTGGACGAGGAAAAGGCTGCGACTGTCCTGCAAAGTAACTTCAGAGGCCATCGAGACCGAAAGAAACTGAAAGCAGAGCAAGAAGCACGGAGGACAGcgaaagaaggagaggaggacaacgaggaggaggtggtccTGGACGTTTCTGATATAGTGATCGAACGTAGAGAGGAGAGCGATGTCGAAAAAGAACGATTAGAGGAAGAACAGGCTGCAGTGAAGATCCAGAGCAACTTCAGAGGGTACAAGGACCGAAAGAACCTGAAGACCAACCAGCAAAcagcacagagagaagctgaggagctgcagaactTCTCCAAACAG ATCGCGAAAACGTCTCAGGACTTCTTGGCCCTGCAGGACAAGTTGAACGAGATCATCCAGGCCCATCAATCAAACCCGGCGAACAACGGCATGTTCGTGAGAGGCAAAGCAATCAATGGCTTCTCTCCCCAGGATCACCAATCAA CTCAGAAGACGGTGTCGCGGACCCCCCGCAGGACGCAGCAGCCCAAGACCCTGAACACGCCAGAGGACTCCACCTACTACAACCTGATTCAT CGCTGCGTCCAGGATGAGAGACGCAAGCCCAGGAAAGAAGA TCCAGGGAAGCTTCTGGATGTGGACGACTACTACTACCGAGGCCTGATCACCAGCAGGTCGGAACCCTCCATATCCACAGAGGAGAcgtcccacagcagcagcatggccGAGAGTAGGCGCTCCTCGGTCAGGAGGCGCTCCACAGTCAGGAGGCGCTCCTCGGACATGAGACGCTCCTCGGACAGGAGGCGCTCCTCGGACATGAGGCCGCCTGATGAGCAGAGACCAGCCGCTGCCGGGAGACCGACCAGAGAGCGAGCCGCCACTGAACCAGAGCCGCCCAGACCTGCCAAAGACAACAG GCGCTCCGTTCACAGGACGACCTCCACAGAGAGCCGGGTGGAGGACAACCCGTACGACTTCAGACATCTGCTGAGGAAGACCTCGCAGAGACAAAAACTCATCAAACGCTACTGA
- the myo3a gene encoding myosin-IIIa isoform X1, producing MFPQSGKSIVFDNFPDPTDTWEIIETIGKGTYGKVYKVLNKIDGSKAAVKILDPIHDIDEEIEAEYNILKALSDHTNVVKFFGMYYKKDKKCGDQLWLVLELCNGGSVTDLAKGMLRRGDRMDEPIIAYILHEALTGLQHLHVNKTIHRDVKGNNILLTTHAGVKLVDFGVSAQLTNTRLRRNTSVGTPFWMAPEVIACEQQLDSTYDARCDVWSLGITAIELGDGDPPLSELHPMRALFKIPRNPPPTLHQPELWSDNFNDFICKCLIKDFELRPNVLDLLQHVFIKQILGRERILQKQLIELIDLNQQIGSIEKTSHHGKTNRSTDSTDRHERIHTKKGGHLKMQGDPDEVEDLATLEVLDENTVTEHLQSRYGRDQIYTYVGDILIAVNPFHQMEIYNPQDAKIYIGAKRTVNPPHIFALADVAYQSMVSYNTDQCVVISGESGAGKTESAHLLVQQLTVLGKANNRTLQEKILLVNSLVEAFGNACTVINDNSSRFGKYLEMKFTCVGTVVGAQISEYLLEKSRVVHQAVGERNFHIFYYIYAGLADRKKLAHYKLSDSKTPKYLCNEHIKLGPDIVSNTFYKEQFDAVEQCFKVIGFTLEELGSVYSTLAAILNSGDIEFSPVASEHQTDKSDISNISVLENAASLLHIRSDELQEALTSHCVVARGETIVRPNTVEKAAEVRDAMGKALYGRLFSWIVNRINSLLRPDSQQGEEDKGLNIGILDIFGFENFKKNSFEQLCINIANEQIQFYFNQHIFAWEQDEYLNEEVDARMIEYEDNRPLLDLFLQKPMGMLSLLDEESRFPQATDQTLVEKFEDNLKTKSFWRPKRVDLGFGIHHYAGKVIYNAAGFLAKNRDTLPADIVLLLRSSENELIRKLVTHPLTKTGNLAHTKGKVINTMCNPRTPTRTINFTKMGVLTLYTASCFSEAGEQGDVPYHPRETTNMRTQTVASYFRYSLMDLLSKMVAGQPHFVRCIKPNNDRQANKFDREKVLVQLRYTGVLETAKIRRQGYSHRILFANFIKRYSILAFHANEELDVTQETCSTILEKVKLENWAMGKTKVFLKYYHVEHLNLMVQRGMQRLVLLQAYIRGWLGAKRYRRILKEREQSALVLQSAYRGQKVRKRVTDDKNKAKLEAFIVQFQAVCRGYLAKKKYKELVEEKNKAATKIQARYRGHKERKSFKRKREEKAEKEKAEQASEPEKSTEDLNPETQANHEEEEAKAAVVLQSNYRGFKERKKFKERKQTMAGSEVESPPDTAVEGDQDRGGKDATSKEGEREKIKEENEEDEESTYEAEENDDSDHTQVAEDEEHSEVADEAVIEDRPEADAGKGEREEDKNGEENAAGEEEVDVEEETKAATVIQSNFRGHKERKRLQEEGKIPAKKLKTSTTGEEAAPTAISPEAEDDVQTSEDVCSDGAEEEKETQEASSTSGDQDETKAAVVLQSNFRGHKERKRLEEEGKIPKKRKKEEIFPERPKEGEEEELMHTEESVPEPQLDASAENQDDLDEEKAATVLQSNFRGHRDRKKLKAEQEARRTAKEGEEDNEEEVVLDVSDIVIERREESDVEKERLEEEQAAVKIQSNFRGYKDRKNLKTNQQTAQREAEELQNFSKQIAKTSQDFLALQDKLNEIIQAHQSNPANNGMFVRGKAINGFSPQDHQSTQKTVSRTPRRTQQPKTLNTPEDSTYYNLIHRCVQDERRKPRKEDPGKLLDVDDYYYRGLITSRSEPSISTEETSHSSSMAESRRSSVRRRSTVRRRSSDMRRSSDRRRSSDMRPPDEQRPAAAGRPTRERAATEPEPPRPAKDNRRSVHRTTSTESRVEDNPYDFRHLLRKTSQRQKLIKRY from the exons ATGTTTCCACAATCAGGGAAATCCATCGTCTTTGACAACTTTCCAGATCCCACTGACACCTGGGAGATCATCGAGACCATCGGGAAGGGGACGTACGGAAAAGTCTACAAGGTTCTCAACAAAATAGATGGAAGTAAAGCAGCCGTGAAGATACTGGATCCCATCCAT GACATTGATGAGGAGATAGAAGCAGAGTACAACATCCTCAAAGCTTTGTCCGACCACACCAATGTCGTCAAGTTCTTTGGGATGTACTACAAGAAGGATAAGAAATGTGGGGATCAGTTGTGGCTCGTGCTGGAG ctttGCAATGGCGGCTCGGTGACGGATCTGGCCAAAGGCATGCTGAGGAGAGGGGACAGAATGGACGAACCCATTATTGCCTACATCCTGCACGAGGCCCTCACG GGTCTCCAGCACCTGCACGTCAACAAGACCATCCACCGCGACGTGAAGGGAAACAACATCCTGCTCACGACGCATGCAGGGGTCAAACTCGTGGATTTTG GTGTCTCGGCCCAGCTGACCAACACCCGTCTGAGGAGGAACACCTCCGTTGGAACTCCCTTCTGGATGGCTCCCGAG GTGATAGCctgtgagcagcagctggactcGACCTACGATGCTCGTTGTGATGTTTGGTCGCTGGGCATCACCGCCATAGAGCTGGGAGACGGAGACCCGCCCCTCTCGGAACTGCATCCAATGAGAGCTCTTTTCAAGATACCCAG AAATCCTCCGCCTACCCTCCACCAGCCGGAGCTCTGGTCAGACAACTTTAATGACTTCATCTGCAA ATGTCTGATTAAGGATTTTGAGCTGAGACCAAATGTGCTGGACCTGCTCCAGCACGTGTTCATCAAACAGATCCTGGGCAGAGAGAGAATTCTGCAGAAACAATTGATTGAACTCATTGATCTCAACCAACAAATAGGAAGCATTGAAAAAACAAG CCATCACggaaagacaaacagaagcaCAGACAGTACTGACAG GCATGAACGCATCCACACTAAGAAAGGAGGCCACTTGAAGATGCAGGGTGACCCGGACGAGGTGGAGGACCTCGCCACCTTAGAAGTGCTGGATGAG AACACGGTCACCGAGCATCTTCAGAGTCGCTATGGAAGAGACCAAATCTACACGTATGTGGGGGACATCCTCATCGCAGTCAATCCTTTCCATCAAATGGAGATATACAACCCTCAG GACGCTAAGATTTACATCGGAGCCAAACGCACAGTGAACCCACCGCACATCTTCGCTCTGGCCGATGTCGCCTACCAGTCCATGGTGTCATACAACACAGACCAG TGTGTTGTGATCAGTGGAGAGAGCGGAGCAGGGAAAACAGAGAGCGCTCATCTGCTGGTGCAGCAGCTGACTGTTCTTGGGAAG GCCAACAACCGGACGCTCCAGGAGAAGATCCTGCTGGTGAACAGCCTGGTGGAGGCTTTTGGAAACGCCTGCACCGTCATCAACGACAACTCAAGCCGCTTCGGCAAATACCTGGAGATGAAGTTCACCTGCGTAGGAACGGTGGTGGGGGCGCAGATCTCCGAGTACCTGCTGGAGAAATCCAGAGTCGTCCACCAGGCCGT AGGGGAGAGGAACTTTCACATCTTCTACTACATTTACGCGGGCCTGGCCGACAGGAAGAAACTCGCCCACTACAAGCTCTCCGACAGCAAAACCCCTAA GTATCTGTGTAACGAGCACATTAAATTAGGGCCTGACATCGTGAGCAACACCTTCTACAAGGAGCAGTTTGATGCAGTGGAGCAGTGTTTCAAAGTCATCGGATTCACCCTGGAG GAGCTGGGCAGTGTTTACAGCACCCTGGCCGCCATCCTGAACTCTGGAGATATCGAGTTCAGCCCGGTCGCCTCGGAGCACCAGACTGACAAGAGCGACATCTCCAACATCTCTGTGCTGGAGAACG CGGCCTCGCTGCTGCACATCCGCTCCGACGAGCTCCAGGAAGCCTTGACCTCCCACTGTGTGGTTGCCCGGGGAGAGACCATCGTCAGGCCCAACACGGTGGAAAAGGCGGCGGAGGTGAGGGACGCCATGGGCAAGGCTCTCTACGGACGCCTCTTCAGCTGGATCGTCAATCGCATTAACTCGCTGCTGCGGCCCGACAGCCAGCAAGG agaggaggacaagggCCTGAACATCGGCATCTTGGACATCTTCGGTTTCGAGAACTTCAAGAAGAACTCGTTCGAGCAGCTCTGCATCAACATCGCCAACGAGCAGATCCAGTTTTACTTCAACCAGCACATATTCGCCTGGGAACAG GATGAATATCTGAATGAGGAGGTGGACGCTCGGATGATCGAGTACGAGGACAACCGACCTCTCCTGGATCTGTTCCTGCAGAAGCCCATGGGGATGCTGTCGCTCCTGGACGAGGAGAGTCGCTTCCCACAAGCCACCGACCAGACCCTCGTAG AGAAATTTGAAGATAATCTGAAGACCAAAAGCTTCTGGAGACCAAAGCGAGTTGACCTTGGCTTTGGGATCCACCACTATGCCGGAAAG gtGATTTACAACGCTGCCGGCTTCTTGGCCAAGAACAGAGACACGCTCCCAGCCGacatcgtcctgctgctgcgGTCGTCAGAGAACGAGCTGATTCGCAAACTGGTCACCCACCCGCTCACCAAGACAG GGAACCTCGCCCACACCAAGGGCAAAGTTATAAACACCATGTGCAACCCGCGGACCCCGACACGCACCATCAACTTCACCAAG ATGGGAGTGTTAACCCTATACACTGCTTCTTGTTTCAGTGAG GCGGGGGAACAAGGAGACGTCCCGTACCACCCGAGAGAAACAACCAACATGAGAACGCAGACCGTGGCCTCCTACTTCAGA TACTCTCTGATGGACCTGCTGTCTAAGATGGTGGCGGGGCAGCCTCACTTTGTGCGCTGCATCAAGCCCAACAACGATCGCCAGGCCAACAAGTTCGACCGGGAGAAGGTTCTGGTTCAGCTGCGTTACACCGGGGTCCTGGAGACCGCCAAGATCCGACGGCAGGGCTACTCCCACCGCATCCTGTTCGCCAACTTCATAAAGAG ATACTCCATCTTGGCGTTTCATGCTAACGAGGAGCTGGATGTGACTCAGGAAACCTGTTCAACAATACTGGAGAAGGTGAAGCTGGAGAACTGGGCAATGGGGAAGACCAAA GTTTTCCTGAAGTACTATCACGTGGAACATCTGAATCTGATGGTGCAGCGGGGCATGCAGCGACTCGTTCTGCTCCAGGCTTACATTCGAGGCTGGTTGGGAGCCAAGCGCTACCGACGGATATTAAAAGAGCGAGAACAGAGCGCTCTGGTGCTGCAGTCAG CTTACAGAGGTCAGAAAGTTCGGAAGAGGGTCACcgatgacaaaaacaaagcaaagcttGAGGCCTTCATTGTTCAGTTCCAGGCTG TTTGCAGAGGCTATCTCgcaaaaaagaaatacaaggagttgGTAGAGGAGAAGAACAAAGCTGCAACCAAGATTCAGGCTCGCTACAGAGGacataaagaaaggaaaagctTCAAGAGAAAACG GGAAGAGAAAGCGGAGAAGGAAAAGGCGGAACAGGCATCTGAACCAGAGAAAAGCACTGAAGACTTGAATCCAGAAACTCAAGCAAACCACGAAGAGGAAGAAGCTAAAGCTGCCGTCGTTCTCCAGAGCAACTACAGAGGCttcaaagagaggaaaaagtttaaggagaggaaacagacgaTGGCTGGGTCTGAGGTAGAGTCACCTCCAGACACGGCGGTGGAAGGGGATCAGGACAGAGGTGGGAAGGACGCTACAAgcaaagaaggagagagggagaagataaaagaggagaatgaagaggatgaggagagtaCGTACGAAGCAGAGGAAAACGATGACAGCGACCACACACAGGTGGCAGAAGACGAGGAACATTCAGAGGTAGCAGATGAGGCCGTTATCGAGGACAGGCCAGAGGCAGATGCTGGAAAAGGAGAGCGGGAAGAGGACAAGAATGGAGAGGAAAATGCAGCAGGTGAAGAGGAAGTCGACGTTGAGGAGGAAACCAAGGCAGCGACTGTTATCCAGAGCAATTTCCGAGGTCACAAAGAAAGGAAGAGGTTGCAAGAAGAAGGTAAAATCCCTGCTAAGAAACTTAAGACAAGCACAACTGGTGAAGAAGCGGCGCCAACAGCGATCAGCCCTGAAGCTGAGGACGACGTGCAGACATCAGAGGACGTCTGCAGCgatggagcagaagaagaaaaggaaactcAAGAAGCTTCTTCGACATCCGGCGACCAGGACGAGACCAAAGCAGCCGTGGTGCTTCAGAGCAACTTCCGTGGCCACAAGGAGCGCAAACGACtcgaggaggaaggaaagatcccaaagaaaaggaagaaagaagagatCTTCCCTGAACGTccaaaagaaggagaggaggaagagttgaTGCACACAGAGGAATCGGTGCCGGAACCCCAGCTGGACGCATCTGCTGAGAACCAGGACGATCTGGACGAGGAAAAGGCTGCGACTGTCCTGCAAAGTAACTTCAGAGGCCATCGAGACCGAAAGAAACTGAAAGCAGAGCAAGAAGCACGGAGGACAGcgaaagaaggagaggaggacaacgaggaggaggtggtccTGGACGTTTCTGATATAGTGATCGAACGTAGAGAGGAGAGCGATGTCGAAAAAGAACGATTAGAGGAAGAACAGGCTGCAGTGAAGATCCAGAGCAACTTCAGAGGGTACAAGGACCGAAAGAACCTGAAGACCAACCAGCAAAcagcacagagagaagctgaggagctgcagaactTCTCCAAACAG ATCGCGAAAACGTCTCAGGACTTCTTGGCCCTGCAGGACAAGTTGAACGAGATCATCCAGGCCCATCAATCAAACCCGGCGAACAACGGCATGTTCGTGAGAGGCAAAGCAATCAATGGCTTCTCTCCCCAGGATCACCAATCAA CTCAGAAGACGGTGTCGCGGACCCCCCGCAGGACGCAGCAGCCCAAGACCCTGAACACGCCAGAGGACTCCACCTACTACAACCTGATTCAT CGCTGCGTCCAGGATGAGAGACGCAAGCCCAGGAAAGAAGA TCCAGGGAAGCTTCTGGATGTGGACGACTACTACTACCGAGGCCTGATCACCAGCAGGTCGGAACCCTCCATATCCACAGAGGAGAcgtcccacagcagcagcatggccGAGAGTAGGCGCTCCTCGGTCAGGAGGCGCTCCACAGTCAGGAGGCGCTCCTCGGACATGAGACGCTCCTCGGACAGGAGGCGCTCCTCGGACATGAGGCCGCCTGATGAGCAGAGACCAGCCGCTGCCGGGAGACCGACCAGAGAGCGAGCCGCCACTGAACCAGAGCCGCCCAGACCTGCCAAAGACAACAG GCGCTCCGTTCACAGGACGACCTCCACAGAGAGCCGGGTGGAGGACAACCCGTACGACTTCAGACATCTGCTGAGGAAGACCTCGCAGAGACAAAAACTCATCAAACGCTACTGA